A section of the Roseiconus lacunae genome encodes:
- a CDS encoding RES family NAD+ phosphorylase: MGAPPSHMATAGRLNAAGIPYLYAASDKLTAVAEVRPWVGAYLSVAQLRLTKPVKLIDMRLRESSDSKPAQIEAEFEQFWSLWQETICWSFSLPHHPEDNTAYTPTQYFAAAFHNAGLDGIIYSSSLNWGGFNYAFFDPKIAVVESVELERVDSVRYELATEQ, translated from the coding sequence ATGGGCGCACCGCCGTCGCACATGGCAACTGCTGGTCGCTTAAACGCGGCTGGGATCCCTTACCTCTACGCAGCGTCCGACAAATTGACAGCGGTCGCGGAAGTTCGGCCGTGGGTTGGTGCGTATTTGTCTGTCGCGCAATTACGGCTCACCAAACCCGTCAAGCTAATCGACATGCGTCTTCGTGAATCTTCGGATTCTAAGCCAGCGCAAATTGAGGCGGAGTTCGAGCAGTTCTGGAGTCTGTGGCAAGAAACTATCTGCTGGAGTTTTTCATTGCCGCACCATCCTGAAGACAATACTGCGTACACACCGACTCAGTATTTCGCTGCAGCTTTTCACAATGCGGGGCTTGACGGTATCATCTACTCCAGTTCATTGAACTGGGGCGGATTCAACTACGCGTTCTTCGATCCGAAGATTGCGGTTGTTGAGTCCGTGGAGCTTGAACGTGTAGACTCAGTGAGGTACGAGCTGGCGACAGAACAATGA